From a region of the Constantimarinum furrinae genome:
- a CDS encoding type 1 glutamine amidotransferase domain-containing protein translates to MEKRIAILATNGFEESELKSPKEAMEAEGFKVDIVSEEKGTIKGWADGNWSNAYTVDKTLSEVNSKQYNALVLPGGVINPDKLRRNEDALMFVRDFFKEKKPVAAICHAPWTLISADVVKGRKMTSFSSIKDDLVNAGANWVDEEVVVDEGFVTSRNPDDLPAFNSKLIEEIKEGKHELQHA, encoded by the coding sequence ATGGAAAAGAGAATTGCAATATTAGCGACCAACGGATTTGAAGAATCTGAACTTAAATCTCCTAAAGAAGCAATGGAAGCTGAGGGATTTAAAGTGGATATCGTAAGTGAGGAAAAGGGTACCATCAAGGGATGGGCCGATGGCAACTGGAGTAACGCTTACACCGTTGATAAAACCTTATCTGAAGTAAATTCGAAGCAATACAATGCACTGGTTCTTCCCGGCGGTGTTATAAATCCTGATAAACTGAGAAGAAACGAAGATGCCCTGATGTTTGTTCGTGATTTCTTTAAAGAGAAAAAGCCTGTGGCTGCAATTTGTCATGCCCCATGGACCCTTATCTCTGCCGATGTTGTAAAAGGCCGAAAAATGACTTCCTTCTCGTCAATTAAGGATGATCTTGTGAACGCAGGAGCAAATTGGGTAGATGAAGAAGTAGTTGTGGACGAAGGATTTGTCACCAGTAGAAATCCGGATGATCTTCCTGCCTTTAATTCTAAACTGATTGAAGAGATCAAAGAAGGAAAACATGAATTACAACATGCATAA
- a CDS encoding Lrp/AsnC family transcriptional regulator has translation MAKFKLDDTDHQILDMLIENTRTPFTDIAKKLQISAGTVHVRVRKMEEAGIITGSSLTLDYKKLGYSFIAYVGVFLNKTSQTQFVLERINDIPYVTVAHVTTGKFNIFCKIRAKDTSHAKDIIYQIDDIEGVTRTETMISLEESINDKKRLMHSVFKNI, from the coding sequence ATGGCTAAATTCAAATTAGATGATACCGATCATCAGATTCTCGACATGTTAATCGAGAATACGCGTACTCCTTTTACCGATATTGCTAAAAAACTACAGATCTCTGCAGGAACCGTGCACGTTCGTGTACGTAAGATGGAAGAAGCAGGAATTATTACAGGTTCTTCACTTACGCTAGACTATAAAAAACTGGGTTATTCTTTTATCGCCTATGTGGGGGTTTTTCTCAATAAAACTTCTCAAACTCAATTTGTGTTGGAACGTATCAATGATATACCTTATGTAACGGTTGCCCACGTGACTACCGGAAAGTTCAATATCTTTTGTAAGATACGCGCAAAGGATACTTCTCATGCCAAGGATATTATATATCAGATCGATGATATTGAAGGCGTTACCCGTACAGAAACGATGATCTCGCTAGAGGAAAGCATCAATGACAAAAAGCGATTGATGCATTCAGTATTTAAGAATATTTAA
- a CDS encoding DUF4258 domain-containing protein, translated as MKLIHRVAYYLGGFTIGIVILLFFLSGKRASCDYSPNARTLKNIRIKERVFTKEALLELKENNLDTSVVSLLLKNGSVLFSESSTNLDSCKQYVIEGVEKNRIIKLRIENCDRTAKILSAHLEVD; from the coding sequence ATGAAACTCATTCATCGTGTTGCATATTACCTGGGCGGTTTTACCATTGGTATAGTCATTTTACTCTTTTTTTTAAGTGGGAAACGCGCCTCTTGTGACTATTCGCCTAATGCGAGAACTTTAAAAAACATTAGAATCAAGGAACGGGTATTTACCAAGGAAGCTCTTTTAGAGCTGAAAGAAAACAACCTGGACACCTCCGTGGTGTCGCTGTTATTGAAAAATGGATCAGTGTTATTTTCAGAGAGTAGCACCAACTTGGATTCCTGTAAACAATACGTCATAGAAGGAGTGGAAAAGAATCGAATAATCAAGCTTCGAATTGAAAACTGTGATCGAACAGCAAAGATCTTATCCGCACATTTAGAGGTTGATTAA
- a CDS encoding ATP-binding protein — MSLLIPRRFYWISVMIFLVMSLLCTFLFLRARDNLQKVYYNQIKTSGSLASHDFERTIRNNIISLSNLKARLEESDGAFQQYLFSDAERLIGQNEALQFVEWINKDGIITDIVPLEPNKTVIGLDISKIEYRYTNWREKSLSGITNITPWVKLTQGGKAFLVDVPVFYKEEFQGTITAGMDFKKQFDNIGRNLEEHAILIKDDVGNVFYSFNDPQPANFPDSRVFTTQLKPNPASNENWTFYFLYRDNAVYKERTRVQNSALGVGLIFSALLSLLSYFFLAARFKAKKFESLNFSLNQLNNELELEKEKAFKASQAKTQFLSNMSHEIRTPLNAILGFANILKDRDISKTEGVYVKLMHNSANALLSLVNDILDIDKIESGEIKIDHDEFSPSKRIKKIVDTYTPEIYNKGLVVETNIEAVYKKKVIGDRSKFDQIFTNLINNAIKFTPEGRIKVHYSDEIQDGNLIVTVFIEDTGVGISQSKLDYIYDRFVQAEDGIRKRHAGGGLGLSITKELVSLLDGTIEVESKENEGTKFTVTLPFLLSSGTITDENNDLDFTGTKALVVDDNRLNRIILMNYLNAIHVKSVGAANGKEALRCLEMEDFDLILMDIHMPQMDGFETVSHIRSGMIETLIIGVSADVTRQAIEKGMRVGMDDYLLKPINKSDLYAILQKHFRHNKV, encoded by the coding sequence ATGTCTTTACTTATCCCCAGACGCTTTTACTGGATATCAGTTATGATATTTCTTGTGATGAGTCTTTTGTGTACTTTCCTATTTCTTCGCGCTCGGGATAATCTGCAAAAGGTCTATTATAATCAGATCAAAACTTCCGGAAGCCTTGCTTCGCATGATTTTGAGAGAACTATAAGAAATAATATTATTTCCCTCTCAAACCTCAAGGCCCGTCTGGAGGAAAGTGATGGTGCTTTTCAACAGTATTTGTTTAGTGATGCCGAGAGACTCATAGGGCAGAATGAAGCGTTACAGTTTGTAGAATGGATAAATAAGGATGGCATTATAACAGATATTGTTCCTCTTGAGCCCAATAAGACCGTTATTGGACTTGATATTTCAAAAATTGAATATCGATATACGAATTGGAGAGAAAAAAGTCTTAGCGGTATTACTAATATAACACCTTGGGTGAAATTAACGCAAGGTGGAAAAGCGTTTTTAGTCGATGTTCCGGTATTTTATAAGGAGGAATTTCAGGGAACCATTACGGCCGGAATGGATTTTAAAAAGCAATTCGATAATATTGGAAGAAATCTAGAAGAGCATGCCATTCTTATAAAAGATGATGTCGGAAATGTATTTTATAGTTTCAATGATCCGCAACCGGCTAATTTTCCCGATTCTCGAGTTTTTACAACTCAGTTAAAACCGAATCCGGCAAGTAATGAGAACTGGACCTTTTATTTTCTATATAGGGACAATGCTGTATATAAGGAGCGGACTAGGGTTCAGAATTCCGCGTTAGGGGTAGGACTCATATTTTCGGCATTGCTAAGTCTCCTTTCTTATTTTTTCCTCGCAGCGCGGTTTAAGGCCAAAAAATTTGAAAGTCTCAACTTCAGCCTTAATCAATTAAATAACGAACTGGAATTAGAAAAGGAAAAAGCGTTTAAAGCTTCACAGGCTAAAACACAATTTCTATCTAACATGAGTCATGAAATAAGAACTCCTTTAAATGCTATCCTTGGATTTGCAAATATTCTGAAGGATCGTGATATCAGTAAAACGGAAGGTGTTTATGTAAAGCTCATGCACAATTCGGCTAATGCGCTGCTCTCACTCGTTAATGATATACTGGATATCGACAAAATTGAGTCGGGTGAAATTAAGATCGATCACGATGAGTTTAGTCCGTCTAAACGTATTAAAAAGATAGTTGATACTTACACTCCTGAAATTTATAATAAAGGTCTTGTAGTAGAAACCAACATTGAAGCCGTTTATAAAAAGAAAGTGATCGGTGACAGGTCTAAGTTCGATCAAATATTCACTAATTTAATAAACAATGCTATTAAATTTACCCCAGAAGGGCGGATCAAAGTGCATTACAGTGACGAGATACAGGACGGGAATCTTATAGTCACAGTTTTTATAGAGGATACCGGGGTTGGAATATCGCAATCTAAACTTGACTATATCTACGATCGATTTGTTCAAGCTGAAGATGGGATACGGAAACGACACGCCGGGGGTGGCTTGGGACTGTCAATTACAAAGGAATTAGTTTCTTTATTAGACGGTACAATTGAAGTTGAGAGTAAGGAAAACGAGGGTACAAAATTCACTGTTACGCTTCCTTTTTTACTATCATCGGGCACTATTACGGATGAGAATAACGATTTAGACTTTACGGGGACTAAAGCGCTTGTGGTAGACGATAATCGGCTCAATCGGATCATTTTAATGAATTATCTCAACGCTATTCATGTGAAATCGGTTGGGGCCGCCAATGGAAAAGAGGCATTGAGGTGTTTAGAAATGGAGGATTTTGATTTGATACTAATGGACATTCATATGCCGCAAATGGATGGTTTTGAGACGGTCTCTCATATTAGAAGCGGAATGATAGAAACGCTGATCATTGGGGTGTCTGCAGATGTGACACGGCAAGCTATAGAAAAAGGAATGCGAGTAGGTATGGATGATTATTTGCTCAAGCCTATTAATAAAAGTGATCTGTATGCAATACTCCAAAAGCACTTTCGGCATAACAAGGTGTAA
- a CDS encoding proline dehydrogenase family protein: MTSKSLFDNTETAFSLKSDSELERAYFLFKMIANEPLVRIGTAVTKFAISAHLPVEGLIRSTVFDHFCGGVNEKDCQPTVDSLQSAGVYSVLDYSVEGKEEEEQFDATMEKVVELTRFAEKRGAMPFSVFKPTGFGRFKIWQKITEKTPLSESEHQEWERIKTRYDRVCEVAQECHISLLIDGEESWMQDAADELCEAMMEKYNTQRPVVFNTLQCYRWDRLDYLKAIHQRAKEKGYKLGFKVVRGAYMEKENDRAEEQGYPTPICESKKATDDNFNAVMRYIFDNLEDISLFLGTHNEASSYLALDIIAAKGLAKDDKRIWFGQLYGMSDHISYNLAKEGYNVAKYIPFGPVRDVMPYLIRRAEENTSVSGQTSRELTLLKKEKERRRI; this comes from the coding sequence ATGACGTCAAAATCTCTTTTTGATAATACCGAAACGGCTTTTTCCCTTAAAAGCGACTCGGAGCTGGAACGCGCCTATTTCCTGTTTAAAATGATCGCCAACGAACCTTTGGTCCGTATAGGCACTGCCGTCACCAAATTTGCCATCAGTGCGCATTTGCCTGTGGAAGGACTCATTCGCTCTACGGTCTTTGATCATTTTTGTGGCGGGGTAAACGAAAAGGATTGTCAGCCTACTGTAGATAGCTTACAAAGTGCCGGGGTGTACTCGGTATTGGATTACTCGGTAGAAGGGAAGGAGGAAGAAGAGCAATTTGATGCCACAATGGAAAAGGTCGTCGAACTCACACGATTTGCAGAAAAAAGGGGGGCGATGCCATTTTCGGTCTTTAAACCCACGGGGTTCGGCCGATTTAAGATCTGGCAAAAGATCACAGAGAAAACACCCCTTTCGGAAAGTGAACATCAGGAGTGGGAACGTATAAAAACCCGATATGACCGGGTGTGTGAGGTGGCGCAGGAATGCCATATTTCCCTGCTTATAGATGGGGAGGAATCCTGGATGCAGGATGCTGCCGACGAGCTTTGTGAAGCCATGATGGAAAAGTACAATACCCAACGTCCTGTGGTTTTTAATACACTACAGTGTTATCGCTGGGACCGACTGGACTATTTAAAGGCAATACACCAAAGAGCTAAGGAAAAAGGGTATAAGTTGGGCTTTAAGGTAGTGCGTGGGGCTTATATGGAAAAAGAAAATGACAGGGCAGAGGAGCAGGGGTATCCCACGCCTATATGTGAGAGCAAGAAGGCTACCGATGATAATTTTAATGCCGTAATGCGGTATATTTTCGACAATCTGGAGGATATTTCCCTGTTTTTAGGGACGCATAACGAGGCCAGCAGTTATCTGGCCCTGGATATTATAGCGGCCAAAGGACTGGCAAAGGACGATAAACGCATCTGGTTTGGTCAATTGTACGGAATGAGCGACCATATAAGTTATAATTTGGCCAAAGAAGGTTATAATGTGGCCAAATACATTCCCTTCGGACCGGTACGCGATGTGATGCCGTATTTAATACGACGGGCCGAAGAAAATACCTCCGTAAGCGGCCAGACCAGCCGGGAACTTACCCTGTTAAAGAAGGAAAAGGAGCGGAGGAGGATCTAA
- a CDS encoding M14 family metallopeptidase, translating into MRFETWYKHNFEDRLSGRYITLDHIDPILKSYSRDFEVSSIGISEEGKNISMLRIGTGSKKALAWSQMHGNESTTTKACFDFLKFITQNEQFSEEISAFLNSYSFYLIPMLNPDGAKRYTRENSNMVDLNRDAQDLSQNESKILRQAFHDIEPDLCLNLHDQRTIYGLRTGLPATVSFLAPSADEQRSITASREVAMNHIVRMYNRLEKLIPGQIGRYDDAFNINCVGDTFQMLGVPTILFEAGHFQNDYLREQTRMYIFFALLELFSISQESNRQAVTSAYEKIPENMVNFKDIIISNIRLEDSENSTSLAIQYREIVRNGEIQFIPQLDFIGDLSTFNAHKHIDAQHKTVLVNSQENIKIGEKIITIQDKYDRNNVIYSNNDPFSL; encoded by the coding sequence ATGAGATTCGAGACATGGTATAAACACAATTTTGAGGATCGATTATCGGGTAGATATATTACGCTAGATCACATCGATCCTATCCTTAAATCTTACTCCCGAGATTTTGAAGTTTCTTCAATAGGAATTTCAGAAGAAGGAAAAAATATTTCTATGTTGAGAATCGGGACCGGTTCAAAAAAAGCATTAGCCTGGTCTCAAATGCACGGAAATGAATCAACGACGACAAAAGCTTGTTTCGATTTTTTAAAGTTTATTACCCAAAACGAGCAATTTTCAGAAGAAATAAGCGCATTTCTCAATTCGTACAGTTTCTACCTTATTCCGATGTTAAATCCGGACGGAGCCAAGCGCTATACGCGTGAAAATTCAAATATGGTCGATCTCAACCGTGATGCACAAGATCTAAGTCAGAATGAAAGTAAAATACTGCGCCAGGCTTTCCATGATATCGAACCCGACCTGTGCCTCAATCTACACGATCAGCGAACTATTTATGGCTTACGAACCGGTTTACCGGCAACAGTTTCATTTCTGGCGCCTTCGGCAGATGAGCAACGGAGCATCACTGCGTCCAGAGAAGTCGCTATGAACCATATCGTGCGAATGTACAATAGATTAGAAAAGTTAATTCCCGGGCAGATTGGAAGGTACGACGACGCTTTCAATATAAACTGTGTAGGAGATACTTTTCAGATGCTTGGTGTCCCAACAATTTTGTTTGAAGCAGGTCACTTTCAGAATGATTATCTGCGAGAACAAACAAGAATGTATATTTTCTTCGCATTGTTGGAATTATTTTCAATATCACAAGAATCCAACCGTCAGGCCGTTACATCAGCTTACGAGAAGATTCCGGAGAATATGGTAAACTTTAAAGATATTATCATCAGCAATATACGTCTGGAGGATAGTGAGAACAGCACTTCTCTGGCAATTCAATATCGGGAAATTGTGCGCAACGGGGAGATTCAGTTTATACCTCAACTTGATTTTATCGGAGATCTTTCAACTTTTAACGCCCACAAACATATTGATGCTCAGCACAAAACCGTTTTAGTGAATTCTCAAGAAAACATAAAAATTGGTGAGAAAATTATAACGATTCAGGATAAATACGACAGAAACAATGTGATTTATTCAAATAATGATCCATTTTCTTTATAA
- a CDS encoding DNA topoisomerase IV: protein MRFSALFLVFIFVTGCYEPERNCTAFKTGTFEFEALVGTELFTTRIERNDSIEVEYFNGKIDTASVRWINDCEYILKKLNPNSISEKKAIHIKILYTEGNTYTFEFNEVGQSVKKKATATKRN from the coding sequence ATGCGATTTTCTGCACTATTTCTGGTTTTTATATTTGTTACGGGTTGCTATGAACCTGAACGCAATTGCACTGCCTTTAAAACGGGAACTTTCGAGTTTGAGGCCTTAGTAGGAACTGAACTTTTTACCACAAGAATTGAACGAAATGATTCCATTGAAGTTGAATACTTTAACGGAAAGATCGATACTGCATCGGTTCGTTGGATCAATGACTGCGAGTATATTCTGAAAAAATTAAACCCGAATAGCATTTCAGAAAAAAAAGCCATTCATATTAAAATTCTGTATACCGAAGGAAATACTTATACTTTCGAATTCAATGAAGTAGGGCAATCTGTAAAAAAGAAAGCTACAGCCACAAAAAGAAACTAA
- the aroB gene encoding 3-dehydroquinate synthase, with translation MPNRKNVKLPHSIHFNSGSWEALNTYLSTSGFSKVFVLTDENTNTHCLPIFQRNCTLKNFEVLSMKAGESHKTIDSCVTLWQQLSEKGADRKSLLINLGGGVVTDLGGFVAATFKRGIHCIHIPTSLLAMVDASVGGKNGVDLGSLKNQIGVIKQPDLVLVTTEFLKTLPEDHFISGLAEMLKHGLIHSEAYWQKVSNYDKHTGDDLDTLILESILIKHSVVSADPNEENLRKTLNYGHTLGHAIESYCLDHSERRALLHGEAIAIGMILATFISSVLLSFPKKKLEEISRVIFNYFPKQEFNRSDIENVIKLLIYDKKNTNGKVHFVLLEAIGSHKINCEVPNSLIYSAFEYYENF, from the coding sequence ATGCCAAATCGCAAAAATGTCAAACTCCCCCACTCCATTCATTTTAATTCCGGCAGCTGGGAGGCACTAAATACATATCTTTCTACTTCAGGGTTTTCGAAAGTGTTTGTCCTAACCGACGAGAATACAAACACCCATTGTTTACCCATTTTTCAAAGAAATTGTACTCTTAAAAATTTTGAGGTGCTCAGCATGAAGGCGGGAGAATCTCACAAGACCATTGACAGCTGCGTAACCCTTTGGCAGCAACTTTCTGAAAAAGGAGCCGACCGGAAGAGCTTATTAATCAATCTTGGCGGTGGTGTGGTTACCGATCTGGGTGGATTTGTAGCAGCCACATTCAAGCGTGGAATACATTGTATACATATTCCTACCTCCTTGCTGGCTATGGTAGATGCCTCTGTGGGTGGAAAGAACGGAGTGGATTTGGGTAGTTTAAAAAATCAGATCGGTGTGATCAAACAGCCGGATCTTGTGCTGGTGACTACTGAATTCTTAAAAACCCTGCCCGAAGATCATTTTATTTCGGGTCTGGCCGAAATGCTAAAACACGGTTTGATCCATTCTGAAGCCTATTGGCAGAAGGTTTCAAATTACGATAAACATACCGGGGATGATTTGGATACGCTAATTCTCGAGTCTATTCTAATAAAGCACAGTGTCGTCTCTGCAGACCCGAATGAAGAAAACCTAAGAAAAACTTTAAATTACGGACATACGCTGGGGCATGCTATAGAGTCTTATTGTCTCGATCATTCTGAAAGACGAGCCTTACTGCACGGAGAAGCCATTGCGATAGGCATGATCTTAGCGACCTTCATTTCATCTGTGTTATTGTCGTTTCCGAAGAAAAAACTGGAAGAAATATCAAGGGTGATCTTTAACTATTTTCCGAAGCAGGAATTCAATCGATCTGATATTGAAAACGTAATTAAACTACTCATCTACGACAAAAAGAACACCAATGGCAAGGTTCATTTCGTACTTCTGGAAGCGATTGGCAGTCATAAAATAAATTGTGAAGTTCCTAACAGTCTAATTTACAGTGCTTTTGAGTACTACGAAAATTTTTGA
- a CDS encoding helix-turn-helix transcriptional regulator — MVNSTDFAKRLEKILAFYGLSAAAFSEEIDFNRSTMSHLLSGRNKPSLDFIMKVIQKFPEVELYWLLNGKGSFPAQSKTIQETSSSEHNEPLPKNESKPASRSASASIPVTGNSEKEIDRVIIFYKDGSFKAYEN; from the coding sequence ATGGTAAACAGCACCGATTTTGCAAAAAGGCTCGAAAAAATACTCGCTTTCTACGGGTTGTCGGCGGCTGCATTTTCGGAAGAGATCGACTTCAATCGCTCCACGATGTCACACCTCCTTTCGGGTCGGAATAAACCCAGTTTGGATTTTATTATGAAGGTGATCCAAAAATTTCCTGAAGTGGAATTGTACTGGTTGCTCAATGGAAAGGGCTCCTTCCCTGCTCAATCTAAAACCATTCAGGAAACTTCGTCTTCAGAGCATAACGAACCTTTGCCTAAAAACGAGTCAAAACCTGCATCTCGATCAGCATCAGCTTCGATACCAGTGACAGGTAATTCAGAAAAGGAAATTGACAGAGTGATTATTTTCTATAAGGACGGAAGCTTCAAAGCCTACGAAAATTGA
- a CDS encoding helix-turn-helix domain-containing protein: MRIFVFTYLVIISASLNGQELQQQYLNSLKYEELLTLFNEYDRDSINQEKIARTYLNRARIELDTIKMARGYDRLARIFHPEKNIAFADSVIALTKSMKHITYPAMGYTLKAYYYWVINNLPYATENYLIAMNIAEITGNLQQQVYCMDMLINLKATWGDKREALDLQHIRNKIIQKENYKLELKNSTRNSANIDIDQLYLAELIFSYENYVYCYVQLKNIDSAKYYIDQTFSILGDYHWIDKLEHHTWLSEIELEVSYLEGNFERVILEADSLLDKYYKILSPSSLVNIYLYKGLSLIELKQKESGIYWVQKSDSVYDSGNIIINYDDRMIFEILYGYYASNENPEKQIEYLNKLIKVDSIFKINYQYFDAELIQKYETPKLIEEKEALIAGLTAKNQRSKMANWWIASGLIITLGMLIFYVNQQMIYKKRFKILMAEHSTYDSSQDTSNTYKNDISTEVVDSILKKLDVFESDKGFLSSELSLMTMARDFETNSNYLSRVINLKMEKNFSKYINDLRIDFAVKELRSNPKFRRYTIKAIAMESGFSSTESFRRAFYNRNKIYPSFFIKRLEKSGA; the protein is encoded by the coding sequence ATGAGAATTTTCGTGTTTACATATCTTGTTATCATATCTGCTTCCCTTAATGGCCAGGAACTGCAGCAACAGTACCTTAATTCACTAAAATATGAAGAGCTTCTTACGCTCTTTAATGAATATGATAGAGATTCCATAAATCAGGAAAAAATTGCACGAACTTATCTCAACCGTGCCAGAATAGAACTGGATACGATTAAAATGGCGAGGGGTTACGATCGTCTTGCCCGTATTTTTCATCCCGAAAAGAATATTGCCTTTGCAGATAGTGTGATTGCGCTTACAAAGAGTATGAAACATATTACTTATCCGGCTATGGGGTATACTCTAAAAGCATATTATTATTGGGTAATAAATAATTTACCATATGCAACTGAAAATTATTTAATAGCCATGAATATTGCTGAAATCACAGGGAACCTACAGCAGCAAGTCTACTGTATGGATATGTTAATCAATTTAAAAGCTACTTGGGGAGACAAACGGGAGGCACTGGATTTACAGCATATTAGAAATAAGATTATCCAAAAAGAAAACTATAAGTTGGAGCTTAAAAATTCAACGAGAAATAGTGCTAATATCGATATAGACCAACTCTATTTAGCGGAATTAATATTTTCCTATGAAAATTATGTTTATTGCTATGTTCAGTTAAAAAATATAGACTCAGCGAAATACTATATTGACCAAACATTTTCAATTTTAGGAGATTATCATTGGATAGATAAATTAGAGCACCATACTTGGTTATCCGAAATAGAATTAGAAGTATCCTATTTAGAAGGTAATTTTGAAAGAGTTATTTTGGAGGCTGACAGCCTCTTAGATAAATATTATAAAATTTTAAGTCCAAGTTCATTAGTGAATATATATTTATATAAAGGACTTTCTTTAATAGAACTTAAACAAAAGGAAAGTGGAATCTATTGGGTGCAAAAATCCGATTCTGTTTATGATTCTGGAAATATAATTATCAATTATGATGATCGAATGATATTTGAAATTCTTTATGGTTATTACGCCTCAAATGAAAATCCAGAAAAACAAATTGAGTATCTAAATAAGTTAATAAAAGTTGATAGTATCTTTAAAATAAACTACCAGTATTTCGATGCCGAGTTAATACAGAAATATGAAACCCCCAAACTAATCGAGGAGAAGGAGGCGCTTATTGCGGGGCTTACAGCCAAGAATCAACGTTCTAAAATGGCGAACTGGTGGATTGCCTCGGGCTTAATTATAACTTTGGGAATGTTGATCTTTTATGTCAATCAACAGATGATCTATAAAAAAAGATTTAAAATCTTAATGGCAGAACATTCTACTTATGATTCAAGTCAGGACACTTCCAATACCTATAAGAATGATATCTCGACTGAGGTTGTTGACTCTATTTTAAAGAAGTTAGATGTTTTTGAATCGGATAAGGGTTTTCTTTCATCGGAACTATCCTTGATGACAATGGCGAGAGATTTTGAAACCAACTCGAATTACCTTTCACGGGTGATCAACCTTAAAATGGAAAAGAATTTTTCTAAGTACATAAATGACCTTAGAATTGACTTTGCTGTGAAGGAACTTAGGTCTAATCCAAAATTCCGAAGGTATACCATAAAGGCAATTGCGATGGAAAGCGGATTTAGCAGTACAGAATCTTTCAGAAGGGCTTTTTACAATCGAAATAAGATCTACCCTTCCTTTTTCATAAAAAGATTAGAAAAATCAGGGGCTTAA
- the mscL gene encoding large-conductance mechanosensitive channel protein MscL, with protein MRSFIQEFKDFAVKGNMIDMAVGIIIGTAFNSVVNVLVKKVVMPPLSMLTDDVNLANRKYVLREASDTAEEVAIGYGELIEVLIDFLIIALTIFVVIKFINRFKKKAEDPKNKAVETPKNIELLSNIEKLLDEQNKLLSKNEYNRK; from the coding sequence ATGAGAAGTTTTATTCAGGAGTTTAAGGATTTTGCCGTTAAAGGGAATATGATCGACATGGCCGTTGGAATCATTATTGGTACGGCTTTCAATAGTGTTGTAAATGTTTTGGTTAAAAAGGTAGTAATGCCTCCCTTATCCATGTTAACTGATGATGTAAATCTGGCCAATCGCAAATACGTTTTGCGCGAGGCGAGTGATACCGCAGAAGAGGTTGCCATTGGTTATGGGGAACTCATAGAAGTGCTTATTGATTTTCTTATTATTGCTCTAACTATTTTTGTGGTGATCAAATTTATCAACCGGTTTAAGAAAAAGGCCGAAGACCCTAAAAATAAAGCCGTTGAAACCCCTAAAAACATTGAATTGTTGTCCAATATTGAAAAACTTCTGGACGAGCAAAATAAATTACTGTCTAAAAATGAGTACAATAGAAAATAA